A DNA window from Porphyromonas gingivalis ATCC 33277 contains the following coding sequences:
- the folD gene encoding bifunctional methylenetetrahydrofolate dehydrogenase/methenyltetrahydrofolate cyclohydrolase FolD, with translation METTYKLLDGKKISGEIKQEIAAKVNELLEKGGRRPHLAGVLVGHDGGSETYMASKVKACEEVGFTSSLIRYEDDVTEEELLACVHRLNQDPTVDGFIVQLPLPKHIDEQKIIEAVDPRKDVDGFHPINVGRLSIGLPGFVSATPKGIVELLRRYNIPTRGKHCVVLGRSNIVGKPVSQLLLQKGEPGDCTITICHSRTPNIKEVCLTADIIIAALGQPEFLTADMVKPGAVVVDVGTTLVPDSTRKSGFRLTGDVKFDEVAPKCSYITPVPGGVGPMTIVSLMSNTLLASKGLYR, from the coding sequence ATGGAAACGACATACAAACTTCTCGACGGGAAAAAGATTTCCGGCGAAATAAAACAAGAGATTGCAGCCAAAGTAAACGAGCTGCTGGAGAAAGGTGGTCGCCGTCCGCATTTGGCGGGCGTGCTCGTAGGTCATGATGGCGGTAGCGAGACCTATATGGCCAGCAAGGTAAAAGCTTGCGAAGAGGTGGGCTTCACCTCCTCGCTCATTCGCTACGAAGACGATGTGACGGAGGAGGAATTGCTGGCCTGCGTGCATCGCCTGAATCAGGATCCGACGGTAGATGGCTTCATCGTACAGCTCCCCCTCCCGAAGCATATCGACGAGCAGAAAATCATCGAAGCAGTAGACCCGCGCAAGGATGTGGACGGATTTCATCCCATCAACGTAGGCCGTCTGAGCATCGGTTTGCCCGGTTTCGTCTCGGCCACACCGAAGGGAATAGTGGAACTGCTTCGTCGCTACAATATCCCTACCAGAGGCAAGCATTGCGTAGTATTGGGACGCAGCAATATCGTAGGCAAGCCTGTATCGCAGCTTCTGCTCCAAAAGGGAGAGCCGGGCGACTGCACCATCACTATCTGCCATAGCCGTACCCCTAACATCAAAGAGGTATGTCTGACGGCCGACATTATTATTGCAGCTTTGGGGCAGCCCGAATTCCTGACAGCCGATATGGTAAAGCCCGGAGCTGTGGTAGTGGACGTAGGTACCACGCTCGTACCGGACTCGACACGCAAAAGCGGTTTCCGTCTGACGGGCGACGTCAAATTCGATGAAGTGGCCCCCAAGTGCTCGTACATCACTCCCGTACCGGGTGGAGTAGGTCCGATGACCATCGTATCGCTCATGTCCAATACCCTTCTGGCAAGTAAAGGATTGTACCGGTAA
- a CDS encoding MATE family efflux transporter gives MDATTQKTGHYGALLLLGLPIIIGQLGIIFVSFADNIMVGQHSTAELAAASFVNNILGLLLILGIGFAYGLTPLVASAEHRGQYFKAGILLRHSLRLNIAIGLFLAGVAAVMVPLFDTFNLPPSLRPLAIPYYWVQVGGLFLVTVFNAFKQFYDGMSDTRTPMYITISGNLFNIGLNYLLIFGKGGLPEMGLLGAGYATLLSRLLMLVTIVLFLYRRPSWTAIRHAFCRQMHIRRAYRRLFSVGLPVAVQMGLESASFTIAVLFVGRLGDQALAAHQIVCVITTLGYLVYYGLGAATTIRISHFKLHGKPDEVRRVAATAYRMAALTACVVVVLLLLTRHSFSFLFTPDEEVAHIVALTLIPVVVYQFGDALQAIYSNALRGMERVRFLAPAAAFCHVLLAPILSYLLGFVFISGNTPMQLAGIWSAFPISLTLLGILFYSYFRKVTR, from the coding sequence ATGGATGCTACAACGCAAAAGACCGGCCACTACGGGGCATTGCTCCTCCTCGGGCTACCCATTATCATCGGCCAACTGGGAATCATCTTCGTCAGCTTTGCCGATAATATCATGGTCGGGCAGCACTCTACGGCAGAGTTGGCCGCAGCCTCCTTTGTGAACAACATATTAGGCCTGCTCCTCATCCTCGGTATCGGCTTTGCATACGGGCTGACGCCGCTGGTGGCATCGGCCGAACACAGAGGGCAGTACTTCAAAGCCGGCATCCTGCTCCGGCACAGCCTCCGCCTCAATATAGCGATCGGACTCTTTCTCGCAGGTGTGGCAGCCGTGATGGTTCCCCTGTTCGATACATTCAACCTCCCACCCTCGCTCCGCCCTCTCGCCATCCCCTATTATTGGGTACAGGTGGGAGGCCTCTTCCTCGTAACGGTATTCAATGCCTTCAAGCAATTCTATGACGGCATGAGCGATACGCGCACCCCGATGTATATTACCATATCGGGCAATCTCTTCAATATCGGGCTGAACTACCTGCTGATATTCGGCAAAGGCGGTCTCCCCGAAATGGGACTCCTCGGTGCGGGCTATGCCACCCTGTTGAGCCGCCTGCTGATGCTCGTCACCATCGTCCTTTTCCTCTATCGCAGACCCTCATGGACAGCGATCCGCCACGCCTTCTGCCGGCAGATGCATATCCGTCGCGCCTACCGCCGCCTATTCTCCGTCGGACTCCCCGTTGCCGTCCAGATGGGACTCGAATCGGCCTCTTTCACCATCGCCGTCCTTTTTGTCGGGCGACTCGGCGATCAGGCTCTGGCAGCACACCAGATCGTCTGCGTCATCACCACGCTCGGCTACCTCGTCTATTACGGGCTTGGTGCTGCCACCACCATCCGCATCAGTCACTTCAAGCTGCACGGCAAACCCGACGAAGTCCGCCGCGTAGCCGCCACTGCCTACCGAATGGCCGCTTTGACTGCCTGCGTTGTGGTTGTACTGCTTTTGCTCACACGGCACAGCTTTTCCTTCCTCTTCACGCCCGACGAAGAGGTGGCGCACATCGTTGCCCTTACGTTGATCCCCGTTGTCGTCTACCAATTCGGAGATGCCCTCCAAGCCATCTATTCCAATGCTCTGCGAGGAATGGAGCGCGTTCGTTTTCTGGCTCCGGCAGCAGCTTTCTGCCACGTATTGCTGGCACCGATACTCTCCTATTTGCTGGGATTCGTATTCATATCGGGCAATACGCCCATGCAGTTGGCCGGTATCTGGTCGGCCTTTCCCATCAGCCTGACACTGCTCGGCATCCTCTTCTACAGCTACTTCCGGAAGGTAACCCGATAA